From one Luteolibacter sp. SL250 genomic stretch:
- a CDS encoding catalase — protein sequence MASKKQKAPAGKVAKSVNTPAETHQTASESSLALTTNQGLPISDNQNSITAGVRGPVLLEDFILREKITHFDHERIPERVVHARGSGAHGFFQPYESAADITMAGFLQDPRKKTEVFVRFSTVAGGAGSIDLPRDVRGFAVKFYTDEGNFDLVGNNIPVFFIQDAMKFPDVVHAVKMEPDRGFPQAASAHATFWDFISLTPESMHMIMWAMSDRAIPRSYRMMEGFGVHTFRFIHATGESKFVKFHWRPLLGTAAVVWDEAMKISGADPDFHRRDLWEAIDKGDFPEWELGVQVFDEATAATLDFDVLDPTKLIPEEVIPLRMLGKMILNRNPDNHFAETEQVAFCPSHIVPGIGFSDDPLLQGRLFSYLDTQLIRLGGPNFHQIPVNAPRCPMRNFQRDGLHQMSVPKGRVAYEPNSLAPSAPRECPMHGFRTPPVETTGERLRKRSETFADHYSQARQFFRSMTPPEQNHIASALAFELAKVEFKGIRRKMLGHLLHIEQSLHDTVADALGMAGEAEAITPAVEPRDLPPSPALSIIAKNPGILKGRKVGILVTDGFDAGLLPKLQAALIKEKATVAIIAPKIGGASGDDGALLEADFALSGGPSVLFDSVFILASAEGMKPLLGEAAAVNWVRDAFAHLKVIGHVPAAQPLLLEASVVPDAGVVPVSDKKSLAAYVKAARNGRLWEREPSLRSIG from the coding sequence ATGGCTTCGAAAAAACAAAAAGCACCGGCCGGCAAAGTCGCCAAGTCCGTGAATACCCCTGCCGAAACCCACCAAACAGCTTCGGAATCATCCCTCGCCCTCACCACCAACCAGGGGCTGCCCATTTCCGACAACCAGAACTCCATCACCGCAGGTGTGAGGGGGCCGGTTCTTCTGGAAGACTTCATTCTACGTGAGAAAATCACCCATTTCGACCATGAACGGATTCCCGAACGGGTGGTTCACGCCCGTGGCTCGGGAGCGCATGGATTCTTCCAACCTTACGAAAGCGCCGCCGACATCACCATGGCGGGCTTTCTGCAGGATCCACGGAAAAAGACCGAAGTGTTCGTCCGGTTTTCCACCGTCGCGGGAGGCGCGGGTTCGATTGACCTGCCCCGGGATGTCAGGGGGTTTGCAGTCAAGTTCTACACGGACGAGGGAAACTTCGATCTGGTCGGCAACAACATCCCTGTCTTTTTCATCCAGGACGCGATGAAGTTTCCGGATGTGGTTCACGCCGTGAAGATGGAACCGGACCGCGGGTTTCCCCAGGCGGCATCGGCCCACGCGACTTTCTGGGACTTCATCTCCCTCACTCCGGAAAGCATGCACATGATCATGTGGGCCATGTCGGACCGCGCCATCCCGCGGTCCTACCGGATGATGGAAGGCTTCGGCGTCCACACTTTCCGCTTCATCCATGCGACGGGCGAATCGAAATTCGTGAAGTTCCACTGGAGGCCTCTGCTGGGAACCGCCGCGGTCGTATGGGACGAAGCCATGAAGATTAGTGGAGCGGACCCCGATTTTCACCGCCGCGATCTCTGGGAAGCCATCGACAAGGGGGATTTCCCCGAATGGGAACTGGGCGTTCAGGTTTTCGACGAAGCCACCGCCGCCACGTTGGACTTCGATGTCCTCGATCCCACGAAGTTGATTCCGGAAGAAGTCATTCCACTCCGGATGCTTGGAAAGATGATCCTGAACCGGAACCCGGACAACCACTTTGCCGAGACGGAACAGGTCGCCTTTTGCCCAAGCCACATCGTCCCGGGAATCGGCTTTTCCGATGACCCCCTCCTCCAAGGACGCCTATTCTCTTATCTGGACACCCAGCTCATCCGGCTGGGAGGGCCGAACTTTCATCAAATCCCCGTGAACGCGCCGAGGTGCCCGATGAGGAATTTCCAGCGTGACGGGCTTCATCAGATGAGCGTGCCCAAAGGCCGTGTGGCCTATGAACCAAACAGCCTGGCACCATCCGCTCCCCGCGAATGCCCGATGCATGGCTTCCGGACCCCGCCTGTTGAAACGACCGGCGAAAGGCTCCGCAAGCGCTCGGAAACGTTTGCGGACCACTACTCCCAGGCACGCCAGTTTTTCCGCTCGATGACTCCGCCCGAGCAGAACCACATCGCCAGTGCTCTGGCGTTCGAGCTGGCGAAGGTCGAGTTCAAAGGCATCCGCCGGAAAATGCTCGGCCATCTTCTGCACATCGAGCAGTCTCTGCATGATACGGTGGCGGACGCGCTGGGCATGGCAGGCGAGGCGGAAGCGATCACTCCTGCCGTTGAACCGCGTGATCTGCCTCCATCTCCCGCTTTGAGCATCATCGCCAAGAATCCCGGCATCCTCAAAGGAAGGAAGGTCGGTATTCTTGTCACCGATGGTTTCGACGCCGGGCTTCTACCAAAACTCCAGGCAGCCCTGATCAAAGAAAAAGCAACCGTCGCAATCATCGCGCCGAAAATCGGGGGAGCCTCCGGGGATGACGGAGCACTCCTTGAGGCGGACTTCGCTCTTTCCGGCGGACCCTCCGTTCTTTTTGACTCGGTTTTCATCCTCGCTTCCGCGGAAGGAATGAAACCTCTGCTGGGCGAGGCCGCCGCCGTCAACTGGGTCCGGGATGCTTTCGCCCATCTCAAGGTGA